In one window of Armatimonadota bacterium DNA:
- a CDS encoding sugar phosphate isomerase/epimerase — protein sequence MILALSSRMFERRTGYEFDLDGLASLVSEIGYGGLELRRRQVNESTSPAEIAQARGILGRHSLRCAYLTVAGLENATALDDATRLLAVGLALDCQLVRVQLVREEEIALAQELADRAAERGLRVMSQIHHGTLFANVDMALKTLGKIARDNYGVAFEASQLMLDGQQEHGEGAVRELGDRVFACFLEAFKPAPEGSELPEAIYITGKGWLPALPGEQGSADLPSVFRGLHGIGFDGFVVVTAQRHPQVESRNLARVWHDYARKVMEKAGEA from the coding sequence ATGATTCTGGCGCTATCTTCGCGCATGTTCGAGCGGCGAACGGGGTACGAGTTCGACCTCGATGGGCTCGCCTCGCTGGTGTCCGAGATCGGCTACGGCGGACTGGAACTGCGCCGCAGGCAGGTCAACGAATCCACGAGCCCAGCCGAAATCGCGCAGGCGCGAGGCATCCTCGGCCGCCACAGCCTACGCTGCGCGTACCTCACGGTCGCCGGATTGGAGAACGCGACGGCGCTCGATGACGCGACACGACTTCTCGCCGTCGGTCTGGCCTTGGACTGTCAACTCGTGCGTGTGCAACTCGTGCGCGAGGAGGAGATAGCACTGGCGCAGGAACTCGCCGACCGCGCGGCCGAGCGCGGCCTGCGCGTCATGAGTCAGATCCATCACGGGACGCTGTTCGCCAACGTGGATATGGCGCTGAAGACATTGGGGAAGATCGCCCGGGACAATTACGGCGTCGCGTTCGAGGCGAGTCAGCTCATGCTCGACGGACAACAGGAGCACGGCGAGGGTGCCGTGCGTGAGCTTGGCGACCGCGTGTTCGCGTGTTTCCTCGAGGCCTTCAAGCCCGCGCCCGAGGGCAGCGAACTGCCGGAGGCGATCTACATCACCGGCAAGGGATGGCTGCCGGCGCTGCCCGGCGAGCAGGGCTCGGCGGACCTGCCCTCGGTATTCCGCGGGTTGCACGGGATCGGGTTCGACGGCTTCGTCGTCGTGACCGCCCAGCGGCACCCGCAAGTTGAAAGCCGCAACCTCGCCCGCGTGTGGCACGACTACGCGCGCAAGGTGATGGAGAAAGCCGGCGAGGCATAG
- a CDS encoding NifU family protein, with product MRDKVEQALGDIRTRLQADGGDIELVDVDEQEGVVKVRLKGACIGCPMAQMTLQRGVERVLKEQIPEVQQVVAA from the coding sequence ATGCGCGATAAGGTGGAGCAGGCGTTGGGAGACATCCGCACGCGGCTGCAGGCCGACGGCGGCGACATAGAGCTGGTTGATGTTGACGAGCAGGAGGGCGTGGTCAAAGTGCGGCTCAAGGGGGCGTGCATTGGCTGCCCGATGGCGCAGATGACGCTCCAGCGGGGCGTCGAGCGCGTGCTCAAGGAGCAGATTCCGGAAGTGCAGCAGGTCGTCGCGGCATAG
- a CDS encoding RHS repeat-associated core domain-containing protein, translating into MSSGHCDNPSFVGSAWRDYSARHAALWSGSNEPRVYDGLGSTRQLINHTDQSVTESYEYEAFGNLMSSSGSTPNPYRYVGSLGYYQTGTSLMHLGARYYMPEVGRFLSQDEIGPPASYVYAENSPCAAVDPSGYKSISRVVDCNESPRCDPGKEAGVIRDHIRFVERVLRGGAAFLEEKDEKGEALRVAIAVTECVCRDGTTYAITRCGAGYWRYRSGCVQKCLNEHEQTHRYQCVKRGPERLGKLINSGNWFGNTEKAAYQRELKCLRRLRGG; encoded by the coding sequence GTGTCAAGTGGTCATTGCGATAATCCTTCGTTTGTCGGCTCGGCGTGGCGGGACTACTCGGCGCGGCACGCCGCGCTCTGGAGCGGCTCGAATGAGCCGCGCGTGTACGACGGCCTGGGCTCCACCCGGCAACTCATCAACCACACCGATCAGAGCGTGACAGAGTCCTACGAGTACGAAGCCTTCGGCAACCTGATGTCGAGCAGCGGGAGCACCCCGAACCCCTATCGGTACGTCGGCTCTCTCGGTTATTACCAGACGGGCACCTCCCTCATGCACCTCGGCGCGCGATACTACATGCCGGAAGTGGGGAGGTTTCTTTCCCAAGACGAGATTGGGCCTCCGGCTTCATACGTTTATGCAGAGAACAGTCCGTGTGCTGCTGTAGATCCTTCTGGCTACAAGTCAATTAGCAGGGTGGTCGACTGCAACGAATCCCCGCGGTGTGACCCTGGAAAGGAGGCCGGTGTGATCCGTGACCACATCCGCTTTGTGGAGCGCGTCCTACGCGGCGGGGCAGCTTTTCTTGAAGAGAAAGACGAGAAGGGAGAGGCGCTACGGGTGGCTATCGCCGTTACAGAGTGTGTGTGCCGCGACGGAACAACCTACGCAATCACGCGATGCGGCGCGGGCTACTGGCGTTATCGCAGTGGGTGCGTGCAGAAGTGCTTGAACGAGCACGAGCAGACCCACAGGTATCAGTGTGTCAAGCGCGGACCCGAGCGGTTGGGGAAGCTCATCAATAGCGGCAACTGGTTCGGTAACACGGAGAAGGCCGCCTATCAGAGGGAGCTGAAATGCCTGCGGCGGCTTCGTGGCGGCTAG
- the ftsA gene encoding cell division protein FtsA — protein sequence PAGDEVRERDLDACLRRAVERAQLPAGREVLHVLPGDFALDGQRGIASPLGMAARRVQVDAYVVTATSTALDNLERCVEAASLTMEQEVLAGLAAAWATTDEAERSAGALVIDIGGGTTDFMAFRGTGAVLAGCLGLAGTHVTRDVAVGLRVTVGEAERLKREHAAALARLVPASEIALASGGRVGRWFLAEIVEARMREILELVSERVRDADFSPTLAVLTGGEARLPGTAALAEQVFDCPARVGLAPGPQAASVARDPAWAVVLGIARYAAEQRPLASGAAGPIERATGWVRDWFS from the coding sequence AGCCCGCGGGCGACGAGGTGCGGGAGCGTGACCTCGACGCGTGTCTGCGCCGAGCGGTGGAGCGGGCGCAGTTGCCCGCCGGGCGGGAGGTGCTGCACGTGCTGCCGGGCGACTTCGCGTTGGATGGGCAGCGCGGCATCGCGAGCCCTCTCGGAATGGCCGCCCGGCGCGTGCAGGTTGATGCCTATGTCGTAACCGCCACCAGCACCGCGCTCGACAACCTCGAACGATGCGTCGAGGCGGCGAGCCTGACCATGGAGCAGGAAGTGCTCGCCGGCCTCGCCGCGGCCTGGGCGACGACCGACGAGGCGGAGCGATCGGCCGGAGCGCTGGTGATTGATATCGGCGGCGGAACGACTGACTTCATGGCGTTTCGCGGAACCGGGGCGGTGCTGGCGGGCTGCCTGGGACTCGCCGGCACCCACGTCACGCGCGACGTCGCGGTCGGCCTGCGTGTGACCGTGGGCGAGGCGGAGCGCCTGAAGCGCGAGCACGCGGCGGCACTGGCGCGGTTGGTGCCGGCATCGGAAATCGCTCTCGCATCGGGCGGGCGCGTCGGCAGGTGGTTCCTGGCGGAGATCGTCGAAGCGCGGATGCGGGAGATACTGGAACTCGTGAGCGAGCGGGTTCGAGACGCGGATTTCAGCCCGACGCTGGCGGTGCTGACGGGTGGGGAAGCGCGTCTTCCGGGAACCGCCGCCCTGGCGGAGCAAGTCTTCGACTGCCCGGCGCGCGTGGGGCTCGCGCCAGGGCCGCAGGCGGCGAGCGTGGCGCGAGACCCGGCGTGGGCGGTCGTGCTCGGCATCGCTCGGTATGCGGCGGAGCAGCGTCCTCTCGCCTCTGGTGCGGCCGGCCCGATCGAGCGGGCGACGGGCTGGGTCCGCGATTGGTTCAGCTAG
- a CDS encoding 16S rRNA (uracil(1498)-N(3))-methyltransferase: MRRLLVENIEGETVILTGEQHHRVTRVLRLGGGDAIRIFDGRGSECEAAIESADRTQTTLRVTQSVEPVPEPAVKVTLFQSI, encoded by the coding sequence ATGCGTCGGTTGCTGGTTGAGAACATCGAGGGCGAAACCGTCATCCTCACGGGCGAGCAGCATCACCGTGTGACGCGCGTGCTGCGGCTCGGAGGTGGCGACGCGATCCGCATCTTCGACGGCCGCGGCAGCGAATGCGAAGCGGCCATCGAGTCCGCCGACCGCACTCAAACGACACTGCGGGTCACCCAATCGGTGGAACCCGTTCCGGAACCGGCGGTCAAAGTCACACTGTTTCAGTCCATCC
- a CDS encoding 50S ribosomal protein L11 methyltransferase, producing the protein MAARAPEPMWVRITVTVSADAAPGIADLLLSLAHGVEEQPSAAGVRLVAYLPADSDVEGAVKHLRERLEALRSADVAMGQGRVARRRVRSQVWQEAWKAGFDVVRVGQQLAIKPTWKEYAAAPGEVVVELDPGMAFGTGQHATTRGCLVALANLVRPGMTVFDIGSGSGILAIAAAKLGARRVIAVEINESVARIARSNVALNSVADGVLVMCGDRLRCICGRADIIIANLTSDQIARMAPDVILYLRPKGVFVASGIALEQEADVRKALSRAGLVLREPQREEEWVTMTWELSRDASVAG; encoded by the coding sequence ATGGCAGCACGGGCGCCAGAGCCGATGTGGGTCAGGATCACCGTCACGGTCTCCGCGGACGCGGCGCCGGGAATCGCGGACCTGCTCCTGTCCCTCGCACATGGCGTCGAGGAGCAGCCGAGCGCAGCAGGTGTGCGGCTGGTGGCGTATCTGCCGGCGGATAGCGATGTCGAAGGCGCGGTCAAGCACCTACGGGAGCGCCTCGAAGCGCTGCGCTCGGCTGACGTGGCGATGGGGCAGGGGAGGGTAGCCAGGCGGCGCGTTCGCTCGCAAGTGTGGCAGGAAGCGTGGAAAGCCGGGTTCGACGTGGTGCGGGTCGGGCAGCAGCTCGCCATCAAGCCGACCTGGAAGGAGTACGCCGCCGCGCCCGGCGAAGTCGTCGTCGAACTCGATCCCGGCATGGCCTTTGGCACCGGGCAGCACGCGACGACCAGAGGCTGCCTGGTCGCCCTGGCCAACTTGGTTCGCCCGGGGATGACCGTCTTCGACATCGGTTCCGGCAGCGGGATTCTGGCGATTGCGGCCGCGAAGCTGGGCGCGCGGCGCGTCATCGCCGTAGAGATCAACGAGTCGGTGGCGCGGATCGCCCGCAGCAACGTCGCGCTCAATAGCGTCGCCGACGGTGTGCTGGTTATGTGCGGGGATCGGTTGCGGTGTATCTGCGGACGCGCGGACATCATCATTGCCAACCTCACCTCCGACCAGATCGCGAGGATGGCTCCAGACGTAATCTTATACCTGCGCCCGAAGGGCGTCTTCGTCGCGTCTGGCATCGCCCTGGAGCAGGAGGCGGACGTGCGCAAAGCCTTGTCACGGGCCGGCCTCGTCTTGCGCGAGCCACAGCGCGAAGAGGAATGGGTCACCATGACCTGGGAGTTGAGCCGCGATGCGTCGGTTGCTGGTTGA
- a CDS encoding metallophosphoesterase family protein, with the protein MRYAIISDIHANLEALQAVLKRIGEVDAYICLGDIVGYGPDPEECVAIVRELPGLKCVVGNHDLACVGNYDINWFNWYAREAIVWTQERLSPASRGYLLSLPLMEMENSITLVHGSLPQPMDYVTSETEARQVFAEMITPVCLIGHTHIAERYAHAHGAAYLEHGSLAQGGSLRFSRGTSYIVNCGSVGQPRDGNPMASFGLYDTTKRQLTVKRIPYSVAPVREKLEKAGLPALLGDRLALGR; encoded by the coding sequence ATGCGATACGCCATCATCTCCGATATTCATGCGAATCTCGAAGCGCTCCAGGCGGTGCTCAAGCGCATCGGCGAAGTGGACGCCTACATCTGTCTCGGGGATATCGTCGGCTATGGGCCGGACCCCGAGGAATGCGTGGCCATCGTGCGAGAGCTGCCGGGCCTGAAGTGCGTCGTCGGCAACCACGATCTCGCTTGCGTCGGCAACTATGACATCAACTGGTTCAACTGGTACGCGCGCGAGGCCATCGTCTGGACGCAGGAGCGGCTGAGCCCGGCCAGCCGCGGTTACTTGCTGTCGCTGCCGCTGATGGAAATGGAGAACTCCATAACGCTGGTGCACGGCTCGCTGCCTCAGCCCATGGATTACGTGACATCGGAAACCGAGGCGCGCCAGGTCTTCGCGGAGATGATCACTCCCGTGTGTCTCATCGGGCACACGCACATCGCAGAGCGCTATGCGCACGCGCACGGAGCCGCCTACCTTGAACACGGGTCGCTGGCGCAGGGCGGGAGCCTGCGCTTCAGCCGGGGCACCAGCTACATCGTCAACTGCGGCAGCGTCGGCCAGCCGCGCGACGGCAACCCCATGGCCAGCTTCGGACTCTACGACACGACCAAACGTCAGCTTACCGTCAAGCGCATCCCGTATTCAGTGGCACCCGTCCGGGAGAAACTGGAGAAGGCCGGGCTGCCCGCTCTGCTGGGTGATCGTCTCGCCCTCGGCCGGTGA
- a CDS encoding M23 family metallopeptidase produces MLAGSQQGFHRAPGLRARRSLAVVASWLLALALAGAGRVSGDLPLLDVAPKSVRQGDWTFVFVRPGAVAPAAGECRWLGKTHSLFPTENGYRAILPVSPDAPTGQQMITVVLQAPGGEARETGLPVTIVKRSFGVQKLTMKRQTSQLYTDPATAQEGKTIRAALSQLSAEQLWHGPFAWPVKGRVSTGFGLARSINGEIQYRHKGLDIAAATGTPVLAPSDGVVRLVRQDYKLHGKTVVVDHGQGLASLYLHLSEILVREGQEISSGQRLGKVGATGVATGPHLHWAVYVAGEPVDPHFWIDVPEEGR; encoded by the coding sequence ATGTTAGCCGGATCTCAACAGGGATTTCACCGCGCGCCGGGGTTGCGCGCGAGACGCAGCCTGGCAGTAGTCGCGTCCTGGCTCCTGGCGTTGGCGTTGGCCGGCGCCGGGCGTGTTTCCGGCGATCTGCCGCTGCTGGATGTGGCGCCCAAGTCGGTGCGGCAGGGGGATTGGACCTTCGTGTTCGTTCGTCCCGGGGCGGTCGCGCCTGCCGCAGGCGAGTGCCGGTGGCTGGGCAAGACGCACTCGCTGTTCCCCACCGAGAATGGCTACCGTGCGATCCTGCCCGTTTCGCCCGATGCGCCGACGGGACAGCAGATGATAACGGTCGTCTTGCAGGCCCCCGGCGGCGAGGCGCGCGAAACCGGCTTGCCGGTGACCATTGTGAAGCGCAGCTTCGGTGTGCAGAAGCTGACGATGAAGAGACAGACGAGCCAACTCTACACCGACCCTGCGACCGCCCAGGAAGGCAAGACGATCCGCGCCGCGCTGTCACAACTGAGCGCCGAGCAGCTCTGGCACGGGCCGTTTGCGTGGCCGGTCAAAGGCCGCGTCAGCACGGGCTTCGGCCTGGCCCGTTCGATCAACGGCGAGATCCAGTATCGCCACAAGGGGCTCGACATCGCCGCGGCGACGGGAACGCCGGTCCTCGCGCCGAGCGACGGCGTGGTCAGGCTTGTGCGCCAGGACTACAAGTTGCACGGCAAGACCGTAGTCGTTGATCACGGGCAGGGCCTCGCCTCGCTCTATCTCCACTTATCGGAGATACTCGTTAGGGAGGGGCAAGAGATCTCGAGCGGCCAGCGCCTCGGCAAGGTCGGCGCCACCGGCGTCGCCACCGGCCCGCACTTGCACTGGGCGGTGTACGTCGCGGGCGAGCCGGTGGACCCGCATTTCTGGATTGACGTGCCGGAGGAGGGCCGCTAG
- the groL gene encoding chaperonin GroEL (60 kDa chaperone family; promotes refolding of misfolded polypeptides especially under stressful conditions; forms two stacked rings of heptamers to form a barrel-shaped 14mer; ends can be capped by GroES; misfolded proteins enter the barrel where they are refolded when GroES binds), with translation MPAKILAYDEDARRALERGVNSVARAVRATLGPKGRNVVLDKKWGSPTITKDGVTVAKEIELEEPYENMGAQLVKEVASKTNDVAGDGTTTATVLAQAIVSEGMKLVAAGANPMMLKRGIERAVEKVVEEIKKRSIPVAGKAEVTNVAAIAGNDREIGEYVADAMDKVGKDGVITVEESKGTTTSVEVVEGMQFDKGYISPYFVTDPERMETVLEEPYILIHEKKVSAVPDLVPVLEKVASARKPLLIIAEDVEGEALATLVVNKIRGILNCCAVKAPGFGDRRKAMLEDIATLTNGQFISEDLGIKLENVDTTMMGQAKKVVVSKEETTIVEGAGSKDAVQGRIAQIRRAIEETDSSYDKEKLQERLAKLAGGVAIIKVGAATETELKEKKHRFEDALSATRAAVEEGLVPGGGTTYVNVAPVLDKLKAKDADEKAGIRIIRRALEEPLRAIASNAGMEGSVVVQKVKGLKDGIGFDAISEDYVDLVEAGIVDPVKVTRTALENAASIGSMLLTTEALVAEKPEKEKAPAGPPGGGGAPDYDF, from the coding sequence ATGCCAGCTAAGATTCTCGCATACGACGAAGATGCTCGCCGCGCTCTCGAGCGCGGGGTCAACTCGGTGGCGCGCGCGGTCCGCGCAACACTCGGCCCCAAAGGGCGCAACGTCGTGCTCGACAAGAAGTGGGGCTCGCCCACGATCACCAAGGACGGTGTGACCGTCGCCAAGGAGATCGAACTCGAGGAACCCTACGAGAACATGGGCGCGCAGCTCGTCAAGGAAGTGGCGTCGAAGACCAACGACGTCGCGGGCGACGGCACGACGACCGCGACCGTGCTCGCGCAGGCGATCGTGAGCGAAGGCATGAAGCTCGTCGCCGCGGGCGCCAACCCGATGATGCTCAAGCGCGGTATCGAGCGGGCGGTGGAGAAGGTAGTCGAGGAAATCAAGAAGCGCTCGATACCTGTCGCCGGGAAGGCTGAGGTGACCAACGTCGCCGCCATCGCCGGCAACGATCGCGAGATCGGCGAATACGTCGCCGACGCGATGGACAAGGTGGGCAAGGACGGCGTCATCACCGTCGAGGAATCGAAAGGCACCACGACATCCGTCGAGGTCGTCGAGGGCATGCAGTTCGATAAGGGCTACATCTCCCCGTATTTCGTGACCGACCCCGAGCGGATGGAGACCGTGCTCGAGGAGCCGTACATCCTGATTCACGAGAAGAAGGTCAGCGCCGTGCCCGACTTGGTGCCGGTGTTGGAGAAAGTCGCGTCGGCGCGCAAGCCGCTGCTCATCATCGCCGAGGACGTCGAAGGCGAGGCGTTGGCAACGCTGGTGGTCAACAAGATTCGCGGCATCCTGAACTGCTGCGCGGTCAAGGCGCCCGGCTTCGGCGATCGCCGCAAGGCAATGCTCGAAGATATCGCGACCCTCACCAACGGCCAGTTCATTTCCGAAGACCTCGGCATCAAGCTGGAAAACGTTGACACCACGATGATGGGCCAGGCCAAGAAGGTCGTCGTGAGCAAGGAAGAGACGACGATCGTCGAGGGCGCGGGAAGCAAGGACGCGGTCCAGGGCCGCATCGCGCAGATCCGCAGGGCCATCGAGGAGACGGATTCCTCCTACGACAAGGAGAAGCTCCAGGAGCGCCTCGCCAAGCTGGCCGGGGGCGTGGCCATCATCAAGGTCGGCGCGGCCACCGAGACCGAGCTCAAGGAGAAGAAGCATCGCTTCGAGGACGCGCTCAGCGCGACCCGTGCGGCGGTTGAGGAAGGCCTGGTGCCCGGCGGCGGCACGACCTACGTCAACGTCGCCCCGGTGCTCGACAAGCTCAAGGCCAAGGATGCGGACGAGAAGGCCGGCATCAGGATCATACGCCGCGCGCTCGAAGAGCCGCTCCGCGCCATCGCCTCCAACGCCGGTATGGAGGGCTCAGTCGTGGTGCAGAAGGTCAAGGGCCTTAAGGACGGCATCGGCTTCGACGCCATCAGCGAGGACTATGTTGACCTCGTCGAGGCCGGCATCGTTGACCCGGTCAAGGTCACCCGCACCGCGCTGGAGAACGCCGCCAGTATCGGCAGCATGCTCCTCACCACCGAGGCGCTGGTGGCAGAGAAGCCGGAGAAGGAAAAGGCCCCCGCCGGTCCGCCGGGCGGCGGCGGCGCCCCTGACTACGACTTCTAA
- the groES gene encoding co-chaperone GroES, protein MLQPLGDKVVVKPGPEEETTPTGIVLPDTAKKKPQEGEVVAVGSGKLLDNGQRAPMQVKVGDTIIYSKYGGTEVDVDGTEYVILDEESILAIK, encoded by the coding sequence GTGCTACAACCGTTAGGCGACAAGGTCGTCGTCAAGCCCGGTCCCGAGGAGGAGACTACCCCCACGGGCATCGTGCTTCCCGACACCGCCAAGAAGAAGCCGCAGGAGGGCGAGGTCGTGGCCGTGGGCAGCGGCAAGCTGCTCGACAACGGCCAGCGCGCGCCGATGCAGGTGAAAGTCGGAGACACCATCATCTACTCCAAGTACGGGGGCACTGAGGTGGATGTGGACGGAACCGAGTACGTGATTCTGGACGAGGAGTCGATCCTCGCCATCAAGTAG
- a CDS encoding aminotransferase class III-fold pyridoxal phosphate-dependent enzyme: protein MLGNWSYDDLDAEIAAELSVFLPARVFDAHAHLYRTAGLSRPAPDLWAEGPEIVTAEVWRERIGRLVGTKRLAGAFFLASPVAERAVLAGENAFVLQQCEQLPQSRGIIVVTPGCSRDTVAEYLAHGRLCGFKPYHTYSEETPTFEATLGSYLPEWVWEIADERGLLILVHLVKTTALADADNQHYLREHCLKYRGARLVLAHAARGFHAPNTVRGLATLRGLENVWFDTSGICEPTALKAILGEFGPRKLMWGSDFPVSELRGRCVTVGDGFAWLQPDTVLWDKLSPACHPALVGLESLRALAEAADDLGLSVDDLQDIFADNALRLVGLRRECGSVTQDLYRHAKDRIPGGTQLLSKRPEMLAPEQWPAYFREARGCETWDLDGRHYYDMSTNGIGACLLGFRDPDVTRAVRRRVTLGSMSTLSPPEEVELADLLCDIHPWAEQVRFTRSGGESCVAAVRIARATTDRSVVAICGYHGWHDWYLAANLGESDALRGHLLPGLDPLGVPRELRGTSLTFAYHDREAYQAILDRHGDRLAAVIMEPCRSRDPEPGFLEFVRDGAHHNGALLIFDEISIGWRLHFGGAHLRFGVTPDLAVFAKAMGNGHP, encoded by the coding sequence ATGCTGGGCAACTGGAGCTATGACGACCTCGACGCAGAGATCGCCGCGGAACTGAGTGTCTTTCTGCCGGCTCGCGTGTTCGACGCACACGCCCACCTCTACCGAACGGCCGGCCTTTCGCGACCCGCGCCGGACCTATGGGCCGAGGGGCCGGAGATCGTGACCGCCGAGGTCTGGCGTGAGCGCATCGGCAGACTGGTGGGCACGAAGCGGCTGGCCGGCGCGTTCTTCCTTGCCAGTCCGGTTGCCGAGCGAGCCGTGTTGGCGGGAGAGAACGCCTTCGTGCTCCAGCAATGCGAACAGCTCCCGCAGAGCAGAGGGATCATCGTGGTGACGCCCGGCTGTTCGCGTGACACCGTTGCCGAATACCTCGCGCACGGCCGACTGTGTGGCTTCAAGCCGTATCACACCTATAGCGAGGAAACGCCGACCTTCGAGGCGACGCTCGGCAGTTATCTCCCGGAATGGGTGTGGGAAATCGCCGATGAACGCGGGCTGCTCATTCTCGTGCACCTGGTGAAGACGACGGCTCTAGCTGACGCGGACAACCAGCATTATCTCCGCGAGCACTGCCTGAAGTATCGGGGCGCCAGGCTCGTGCTTGCCCACGCCGCGCGGGGATTCCATGCCCCGAACACGGTGCGCGGCTTGGCGACGCTGCGCGGACTGGAGAACGTCTGGTTCGACACCTCAGGCATCTGCGAGCCAACCGCGCTCAAGGCGATCCTAGGTGAGTTCGGCCCGCGGAAGCTGATGTGGGGCAGCGACTTCCCGGTCTCGGAACTGCGCGGCAGGTGCGTCACCGTGGGCGACGGCTTCGCGTGGTTGCAGCCGGACACGGTGCTGTGGGACAAGCTGAGCCCCGCCTGTCACCCGGCGCTCGTGGGCCTGGAGTCACTGCGCGCGCTCGCGGAGGCCGCGGACGACCTCGGCCTGAGTGTGGATGATCTCCAGGATATCTTCGCCGACAATGCGCTGCGCCTGGTTGGTCTGAGGCGTGAGTGCGGGAGCGTGACACAGGATCTGTACCGACACGCCAAGGATCGCATCCCGGGCGGGACGCAGCTCTTGAGCAAGCGGCCGGAGATGCTGGCTCCGGAGCAGTGGCCGGCGTACTTCCGCGAAGCCCGCGGCTGCGAGACGTGGGACCTCGACGGCCGCCACTACTACGATATGTCAACCAACGGCATCGGTGCATGCCTGTTGGGATTCCGCGATCCGGACGTCACGCGGGCGGTGCGGCGTCGCGTCACTCTCGGAAGCATGTCAACGCTCAGCCCTCCCGAGGAGGTGGAGCTGGCGGATCTACTGTGCGACATCCATCCCTGGGCGGAGCAGGTGCGCTTCACCCGCAGCGGGGGCGAGTCGTGCGTCGCCGCAGTGCGCATCGCCCGCGCCACCACTGACCGGTCGGTCGTCGCTATCTGCGGCTACCACGGCTGGCACGATTGGTACCTGGCGGCCAATCTGGGAGAGAGCGACGCGCTGCGGGGGCACTTGCTGCCGGGGCTGGATCCGCTCGGCGTGCCGAGGGAGCTGCGCGGCACCAGCCTGACCTTCGCGTATCACGATCGCGAGGCGTACCAGGCAATCCTCGACCGCCACGGCGACCGGTTGGCCGCGGTGATCATGGAGCCCTGCCGCAGCCGTGACCCGGAGCCGGGCTTTTTGGAATTCGTCCGCGACGGCGCGCACCATAACGGGGCGCTCCTCATCTTCGACGAGATCAGCATCGGCTGGCGGCTGCATTTCGGCGGGGCGCATCTCAGGTTCGGCGTCACCCCCGACCTCGCCGTGTTCGCCAAGGCAATGGGCAACGGCCATCCCA